AATTCAGAAAGATTGTTTTCATTTTATTGAGATTAGCCAAATTTTCCCGATTTTTACACAACTTCCCATTTAATATCTTCTTGTTTTGAAAAACAAACCCGTAGTTCCCGATTCTGAATCACAACTTGGCAAAAAAGAACAAGTTGAGAAAATGTTCGACAATATCGCCCCAAAATATGATTTTTTAAATCGTTTGTTGTCTTTAGGCATTGACAAATGGTGGAGATATGTGGCTATAAACAAACTAAAACCCGTTCAACCAAAAACCATTTTAGATGTAGCTACCGGAACTGCCGATTTGGCATTAGCCTCTTTAAGGTTAAAACCGGAAAAAGTGATAGGAATAGATATTTCTGAACAAATGCTGGCCATTGGGAAAGAAAAAGTGAAAGCCTGCAAACAGGAAAACATCATCACTCTTCAACAGGCTGATGCCGAAAATCTGCCTTTTGAAGATAATACTTTTGATGCCATCACCGTTGCTTTTGGCGTGCGCAACTTTGAAAATCTTCAAAAAGGGCTGTCTGAATTACACCGGGTTTTAAAACCTTCGGGCAAATTAGTAGTGTTAGAATTTTCAAAACCTAAAATATTTCCTGTAAAACAACTGTTTGGTATATACTTTAAGTATATTTTGCCGTTTATAGGCAAATTGGTTTCAAAAGATAACAAAGCCTACACCTATTTGCCAGAATCTGTACAAGCTTTCCCCGAAGGCAATGAATTTGTCTCTATTTTACAACAAACCGGTTTTAAACAAACAATATGTTCAGCATTAACTTTAGGAATCTCCTCAATTTATACAGGAATCAAGTAGCCATTTTCCTGTTTTTAACCATCCCTTTGTTTGCTCAGGCTCAAAAAAACATGCCTAATCACGACAACAAACGGCTGCACTTTGGCATTTCGTTGGGTTTTAATAGTTCAAAATTTGTTATTACTCATTCAGATGCCTTTACTTTTCATGATACCATTAAAGTAGTTGATGCTCCTCGCGCAACAGGCTTCAATGTGGGTATCATTTCAGATTTACACCTGAGTCGTCATACCGAATTGCGTTTTATCCCTTCGTTGATTTTTATCGAAAAAAACCTGCGATATACTGAAACCGACGGAGAGGTAGATTTTACCAGTCAAAAAACCATAGAATCCATCATTTTAGGATTCCCTTTGGCCCTGAAATATAAATCAGACCGTTTTTTCGATAATTTCCGGTTTTACGGCCTCTTAGGCGGAAGATTCGATTGGGACTTAGGTTCAAACTCAAAGGCAAGACGCGCAACAGATATTGTTAAAATTGACCGTTTTGATGTATCCGTAGAATATGGCGTTGGTTTGGAGTTCTATTTCCCGCTTTTTATATTTTCTCCTGAAATAAAATTTTCTACCGGAATTCCCAATCTGCATGTTCCCACCGAAGGGCTGCAATACTCCGATGTTTTGGGGAAACTTCGCTCGAGAGGAGTATTTCTGTCTCTCCAGTTTGAGGGATAATCTTACAACCTGCCTGTTCTGTGTTTTTTGGTTTAGCTTGCCATTTAAAGGGAAAACAGGGTCAGTTCATGGCTTCTATTTTTCTTAAGGGCAGACTTTTGTGCCACTAAATCCAAAGAACTAAACATCTGAGATAATTTTTTATTAAAAAAATCAGGTACGAATAGTTGCAAACTTGCAGAAATACTTATTTTTGTGGAGTTAAAAAGAATTTAATAAAAAGCTGCTCTACAAAAATGTCCCATTTATTGAGATATCTCTCTGTATCTTTTAGTATTCCTTCTATTTTCAGAAATCAAATTCCTGCTTTTCGCGGTGCAGTGGCAGAAAAAGTAGGGTATGAACACGATTTGTTTCATAATCACGATAAAAATAACGGTTTTCATTATCGTTATCCCCTAATACAATACAAATTATTCAGGGATCATCAGCCGGGAATGTTATGTTTGCAAGAGGGTGTGGACAATATCTATCACCTTTTTGAAAAAAAAAGTTGGGAAATTTCTTTTCACAATGAGCCGGTCAGTCTTAAAATCGGGCATTTAAAAATGGAACAATACACTTTAAATGTTCAAAATCAGATGAGACCCTTTAAGTTAAATGGTTGGCAGGCACTCAATCAAAATAACTATCATGAATACAAAGCGATTGACTCAATGGCTAAGCGAATTGTATTTCTTGAAAACATATTGGCCGCCCAACTTTTGTGGTTTGCCAAAGGTGTCGGTTGGATTTTAGATCAACGATTTGAAGTAAGCATCACCAATTTATCTGAACCACGATCGCTTCAATTCAAAAAAGTACCGATTTCAGTTTTCGATGTTAATTTTAAAACCAACATGTTTATTCCTCCTCAGATAGGCATAGGAAAAGGTGCAAGCAAAGGTTTGGGTATCATTTATCCAAACAACCCTAAATTGACCATTCACACTAAGGATTCAGATACTCAATATAAAATTTAAAGTATGGAAAGTGTACGATACTTGCTCAATCATCCTTTCATAGTCTTAAACAATGTGGCAGAGGTACTTTACGAACAAAAAACTCCTGCCTATTATGCCCGTTTGCGAAGCAGAGCTATAGGAAGACACCGGTTCAAAGAAGAAGAGTATAAACAACTGACTAAAATATTTACCCAGTTTGGTTCAAAAATTAACAAAACGGCCGATAAACTCGAACTTCTGACCAAAGATGAAAATCCCAAAAAAAATATCTTACCCGTCAATTTGCTTCATCTCCCGATGCTGAACGTAAAACAGTTGTTAACCAAATCGGCTGAAAATACTTCACTCAACTATTTCCGTATTTATGACAGCCTGAGATATCGCACAAAACTCAGCGACACCGAAATCAAGGCTATTATCAATAATTTACGCCTGTTTGTAAAAGATATTGAACTTCATCTTGATTTAGCCAAAAAGGAAGCCAAAACCTATTCATTTGTTTTAGGCAGAGGTTCAAAATCTCATATTTTGGCCTAATTTTTCGATGGCAGTTGATTTTTCTTATTTCCTCACGGACGGCAATTAAAACAGCTTTTGTAAAACAACCATCTTCCTGTTTCTTTCTTTGGGTAGATACTTCAGGTTTATTCCTACTTTTGTCCAAATAATTACAAAGTATGGAAGCCTTAATTGCCATAGTCGCTATTGTTCTTTTAATAACCCCTTTAGCAGTAATTTATCTGTTATTTAAAGTAGGCAGCCTGTCCGGTAAACTATATCAATCTGAACAGATCAATGAAGATTTGAGCAATCGTCTCAGCAAATTAGAACAAAAGCTCAAAAACTTTGGGCAATCTGAAAAATCCAAATCAGAAACACAGCCGGCTATCAACTTGCCGGATAGAAATACAGCTAAATTGCCGGAACTTCCTGCTGTAATCGAACAGGAACCTGAGTTATTGACCGAAGAAAGCAATAAAGACCTGCAAACTCCACAAGAAGAGAGTATTGTGGTGGTTGGCATTTCCGAACACTTGCAAGAACATTCAGAGCAAAAAGAAGCGGTTGTTTTAACTGCTACCGAACAAAATATCAAAACAACCTCAACTTTTTGGGAACGGCTTAGCGGTGAAAACTGGATCGGAGTTGTAGGATCTGTATTGTTGGTCATAGGGGCAATTTTTCTGATTACCTATGCCGCCTTACAAGTAGAACCTGTTTACCGGTTTGCCATCATCACCGCCTTTTCTCTAATCACCGGAGGTATTGGATTTGCATTGCGAACAAATCCGGAATGGTCAACTTTTGGTTCCTGGTTAAGAAGTGTAGGAGGGGCTTTGTTTTTGTTTGGAAGTTTAGGTTCAGGTTATATTCCCGGTTTGCAATGGATTGAAAACCCTGCCACTTCGCTCGCTGTTTTGAGCTTAGGGATATCTGTCAATTTGCTGCTGGGATTTTTAGGAGGAACTCAAGTATTTGCTTCTCTTCATGTTTTATTGAGTTTGACAGCTTTA
This is a stretch of genomic DNA from Sphingobacteriales bacterium. It encodes these proteins:
- the ubiE gene encoding bifunctional demethylmenaquinone methyltransferase/2-methoxy-6-polyprenyl-1,4-benzoquinol methylase UbiE; this encodes MFDNIAPKYDFLNRLLSLGIDKWWRYVAINKLKPVQPKTILDVATGTADLALASLRLKPEKVIGIDISEQMLAIGKEKVKACKQENIITLQQADAENLPFEDNTFDAITVAFGVRNFENLQKGLSELHRVLKPSGKLVVLEFSKPKIFPVKQLFGIYFKYILPFIGKLVSKDNKAYTYLPESVQAFPEGNEFVSILQQTGFKQTICSALTLGISSIYTGIK
- a CDS encoding PorT family protein — encoded protein: MPNHDNKRLHFGISLGFNSSKFVITHSDAFTFHDTIKVVDAPRATGFNVGIISDLHLSRHTELRFIPSLIFIEKNLRYTETDGEVDFTSQKTIESIILGFPLALKYKSDRFFDNFRFYGLLGGRFDWDLGSNSKARRATDIVKIDRFDVSVEYGVGLEFYFPLFIFSPEIKFSTGIPNLHVPTEGLQYSDVLGKLRSRGVFLSLQFEG